In Aliiglaciecola sp. LCG003, a genomic segment contains:
- a CDS encoding OB-fold-containig protein, with protein MDVFLSEIFSFPTLIFTIPLIVLMLFWLLAFAGLVDIEIFDMSPDVDADASSNVKADATGSSFLESLGLDGVPLTVALTIIDIYAFALVYLLRKYLAPLFDGVLSATAIGGILALVSLVIALPLAALSIKPLRRFFVTYEGANKDEMIGLICILTTQKVTSSFGQAVTPDGQTLSVRAQEPNDMLKGSRIALIDFDKITDTYIVVSETELMAMSSSSLPLNN; from the coding sequence ATGGATGTTTTTCTGTCAGAAATTTTTAGTTTCCCTACCCTTATTTTCACTATTCCACTGATTGTACTAATGCTATTTTGGTTATTAGCATTTGCCGGCCTTGTAGATATAGAAATATTCGATATGAGTCCTGATGTTGATGCTGATGCCAGTTCAAACGTCAAAGCCGATGCGACAGGTTCATCTTTTTTGGAATCTTTAGGGTTGGACGGTGTACCGCTGACTGTAGCCTTAACCATCATCGATATCTATGCTTTTGCGTTGGTTTATTTATTGCGAAAATACTTAGCGCCTCTGTTTGATGGCGTTTTATCCGCCACCGCTATTGGCGGAATTTTGGCTCTGGTTTCGCTAGTTATCGCGCTCCCCTTAGCCGCATTAAGTATTAAACCTCTACGTCGATTTTTTGTAACCTATGAAGGGGCCAATAAAGATGAAATGATTGGTTTGATATGCATTCTTACGACTCAAAAGGTTACTAGTAGCTTTGGTCAGGCTGTTACCCCAGACGGGCAAACCTTGAGTGTACGCGCCCAAGAACCAAACGACATGCTGAAAGGCTCGCGTATTGCGCTAATTGATTTTGACAAGATCACTGACACCTACATAGTAGTCAGTGAAACTGAATTGATGGCAATGTCATCATCATCACTACCACTGAATAATTAA
- a CDS encoding nuclear transport factor 2 family protein, whose product MTVKLQLLLVLSLLVNSALLKAQEHGVDSTLNQFHQAASEADAVRYFSLLADNAVFIGTDATERWDKAAFERFAKPYFDAGKGWTYQPRDRHISFSSDNKVAWFDELLDSKSYGECRGTGVLVLTPTGWKITQYHLTIPIPNTLAKQVVTLIKQGN is encoded by the coding sequence ATGACCGTTAAATTACAATTATTGCTTGTGCTGAGCTTGCTGGTGAATAGTGCTTTGTTAAAGGCTCAGGAGCATGGTGTGGACTCTACTTTAAATCAGTTCCATCAGGCAGCCAGTGAAGCTGATGCCGTGAGGTACTTTTCGTTACTGGCAGATAATGCGGTTTTTATCGGTACTGATGCAACTGAACGTTGGGATAAAGCCGCGTTTGAACGCTTTGCTAAGCCATATTTTGACGCCGGTAAAGGCTGGACTTATCAGCCTAGAGATAGACATATTAGCTTTTCCAGTGATAACAAAGTGGCTTGGTTCGATGAATTATTGGACAGTAAAAGTTATGGCGAATGCCGCGGAACAGGTGTACTAGTGCTGACCCCAACAGGCTGGAAGATAACTCAGTATCACTTAACCATTCCAATTCCTAATACGCTGGCTAAGCAAGTAGTGACTTTGATTAAGCAGGGCAATTAA
- a CDS encoding U32 family peptidase, with protein MNPKIELLAPGGDVDAIKAAIIAGADAVYCGLDSFNARNRASNISFDELVGVIRLAHHYQCQIFLTLNIVILEREFKSLTKLLNKLANTTLDGVIVQDIGMLYVLKKYFPTLDIHASTQLTTHNVGQIPFLKQLGVSRVNLSRELSLKEITTMATAGHQHDVLTEVFVHGSLCVAFSGLCYSTSASAGNSGNRGRCSQACREEYETTPSGNNFPLNIKDNSAFFDLPALIDAGVHSFKIEGRIKGASYVHTVVDSFRKQIDGFLETGELTQDGERLYKVFNRDFSNAFLRGDLNQSMFIENPRDNSKKHAIEASNAISVVQIHQVEKDLNQQKGQIAASVFDKIKHLRIDKPSLKLVFSGDDGLPLTLTVITENTLALGAEAAENTFVVQSTDLLTKTDKAPLSLADIEKRFKSLNNVAFNLTMLDTDQLADNVSISFKALTIMKNEVALVLNHGHKAVPEVLLPKLEQYVKLPPKKANTRANLSLLICDEADLHLADITDADIYFKLPDAYKRGCTKYVGFLLDNPRLIPWFPPVLIGKDFDVALNILEQVKPELIVTNNTGIAHRAYELGIKWIAGPFLNTTNTYALLAMQEEFNCSGAFISNEINRQQIRSIARPNNFKMLYSIYHPILLMASRQCFFQQSVGCEKPRIDNGCMLSCDKSTSITNLKGDSFAIDKQKAGYPSIYNQDQFLNTEIIDDLADLFDDFMIDLTNIGAGDKHRPDKALLIAQFEQILHSDASKGNELSSMVNEKLNTMVPESTNVQYHNGL; from the coding sequence ATGAATCCTAAAATTGAATTGTTAGCACCTGGTGGTGATGTTGACGCAATTAAAGCGGCAATTATAGCAGGCGCTGATGCGGTATATTGTGGTTTAGATAGCTTTAATGCCCGTAACCGCGCGTCAAATATCTCCTTTGACGAACTTGTTGGTGTGATTCGTTTAGCTCATCATTATCAATGCCAAATATTCTTAACCCTGAATATCGTTATTTTAGAGCGGGAATTTAAATCCCTTACCAAGCTACTCAATAAACTTGCCAATACCACCTTGGATGGCGTGATTGTGCAAGATATCGGTATGCTCTACGTTCTAAAGAAGTACTTTCCGACACTCGACATTCACGCATCAACCCAGTTAACCACCCATAATGTAGGGCAGATCCCTTTCCTTAAACAACTTGGGGTTTCACGGGTTAACCTATCTCGTGAATTGAGCCTAAAAGAAATCACCACTATGGCCACGGCGGGTCATCAGCATGATGTGTTAACTGAAGTATTTGTGCACGGCTCATTGTGCGTAGCTTTTTCAGGCTTGTGCTATTCGACCTCTGCCAGTGCCGGTAATTCAGGTAATCGTGGTCGATGCAGCCAAGCGTGTCGTGAAGAGTACGAAACCACGCCTTCAGGCAATAACTTTCCACTGAATATCAAAGACAACTCGGCCTTTTTTGATTTACCTGCGTTGATTGATGCCGGTGTGCATTCGTTTAAAATTGAAGGTCGGATTAAAGGGGCTAGTTATGTTCACACCGTGGTCGATAGCTTTAGAAAACAGATCGATGGCTTCCTAGAAACAGGTGAGCTTACCCAAGACGGTGAACGCTTATATAAAGTGTTTAATCGTGATTTCTCCAACGCGTTTTTACGTGGCGATTTAAATCAATCAATGTTTATAGAAAATCCCCGTGATAATTCTAAGAAGCATGCAATTGAGGCCAGCAACGCTATTTCGGTTGTACAAATTCATCAGGTTGAAAAAGACTTAAATCAACAAAAAGGCCAGATAGCGGCGTCGGTGTTTGACAAAATCAAGCACTTACGTATTGATAAACCCAGTCTGAAACTGGTCTTCTCAGGGGATGACGGATTACCTCTCACGTTAACTGTTATAACCGAAAACACCTTAGCTTTGGGAGCTGAAGCAGCTGAGAATACCTTTGTGGTGCAATCAACAGACTTGCTAACTAAAACTGACAAAGCTCCATTAAGCTTAGCGGATATTGAAAAACGCTTTAAAAGTTTGAATAACGTAGCGTTTAACTTAACCATGCTAGATACAGATCAGCTCGCCGACAACGTCAGTATTTCATTTAAAGCACTGACGATAATGAAAAATGAAGTGGCCTTGGTGTTAAACCATGGTCACAAAGCGGTGCCAGAAGTGTTGCTTCCCAAATTAGAGCAATACGTAAAGCTGCCCCCCAAAAAAGCCAATACTCGGGCCAATTTATCGTTATTAATTTGCGATGAAGCGGATCTGCATCTGGCTGATATTACCGATGCAGATATATACTTCAAATTGCCTGATGCATACAAGCGTGGCTGCACTAAATACGTAGGTTTCTTACTCGACAATCCGCGCTTAATCCCTTGGTTTCCACCGGTATTAATTGGCAAAGATTTTGATGTTGCGTTGAATATTTTAGAACAGGTTAAACCTGAGCTCATAGTCACTAACAATACCGGTATTGCTCACCGTGCCTATGAACTTGGCATAAAGTGGATTGCAGGTCCGTTCTTAAATACAACTAACACCTATGCATTGCTAGCCATGCAAGAAGAATTTAATTGCAGCGGCGCTTTTATATCAAATGAAATTAACCGACAGCAAATCAGAAGTATTGCTCGGCCGAATAATTTCAAAATGCTGTACAGCATTTACCATCCCATTTTATTGATGGCCAGCAGACAATGCTTCTTTCAACAAAGTGTTGGCTGTGAAAAGCCGCGGATAGATAATGGCTGCATGCTCTCGTGTGACAAATCCACAAGCATTACCAACCTAAAAGGCGATTCTTTTGCCATTGATAAACAAAAAGCCGGTTATCCAAGTATCTATAATCAAGATCAGTTTTTGAATACCGAGATCATTGATGATCTAGCGGATTTGTTTGACGACTTTATGATTGATTTAACCAATATTGGAGCCGGAGATAAACACCGTCCCGACAAGGCACTACTCATTGCTCAGTTTGAACAGATACTGCATAGCGACGCAAGCAAAGGCAATGAATTGAGTTCAATGGTGAATGAGAAGCTCAATACTATGGTCCCTGAGTCCACTAACGTCCAATACCATAACGGTTTATAG
- a CDS encoding IS4 family transposase — MNEVVILKKFLRAVTPKMHKVRRASLTSCVSSLLNGAKASVTSMGRGISSSAYEKHRIKQADRLLSNKHIINEQLPIYQAIYTQYTNASSRPIILIDWSDLDTHKGCFLLRASVAFNGRGVAIYQEVHDMSTKEKRCTHKAFLAKLKTIIDDDAKPIIVTDAGYKTPWFKEVIALGWDFAGRVRKPMMYVNQKEDWEHTSELYKRATSQPIGFTSHICRSQPLACTLVLFKGKSKGRHSLTQHNIARQSKCSKVHARGATDPWLIATSLPRTKSLGKKIVAIYRLRMQIEEEFRDIKSSLFGLGFEHHKSRCIHRIAVLILIATLASILANIIGLAMFTAGLHRRYQANTVKVRRVLSFHYLGLRGFVDKHLKLLSEQFETAVLNIRTMIADNFND; from the coding sequence ATGAATGAAGTTGTTATTTTGAAGAAGTTCCTTAGAGCTGTCACGCCCAAAATGCATAAAGTTAGACGAGCGTCATTAACGAGTTGTGTGAGCAGTTTGCTAAATGGAGCTAAAGCCAGTGTTACCAGCATGGGACGCGGTATTTCATCTTCAGCATATGAAAAACATCGCATTAAACAAGCGGACCGCTTGTTGTCTAATAAACACATTATTAATGAACAATTACCTATCTATCAAGCCATCTATACGCAATATACGAATGCTTCATCACGCCCTATTATTCTGATTGACTGGTCTGACTTAGATACGCATAAAGGCTGTTTTTTGCTAAGGGCTTCGGTAGCTTTTAATGGCCGAGGAGTGGCTATTTATCAAGAAGTTCATGATATGAGCACGAAAGAAAAACGGTGCACGCACAAGGCGTTTTTAGCAAAATTAAAGACGATTATCGATGACGATGCTAAACCGATAATTGTGACAGATGCTGGCTATAAAACCCCTTGGTTTAAAGAGGTCATTGCTCTGGGGTGGGACTTTGCAGGAAGAGTCCGCAAGCCTATGATGTATGTTAATCAAAAAGAAGACTGGGAGCATACCTCTGAGTTATATAAGCGAGCTACCAGTCAACCTATAGGGTTTACTAGCCATATTTGCCGCAGCCAACCTTTAGCATGTACCTTGGTGTTATTTAAAGGAAAAAGCAAAGGCCGACATAGCTTAACGCAACATAACATTGCCCGCCAATCTAAGTGTTCCAAGGTCCATGCAAGAGGTGCTACAGACCCTTGGTTAATTGCCACATCACTTCCTCGCACCAAAAGTTTAGGTAAAAAAATAGTCGCTATTTATCGACTGCGTATGCAAATTGAAGAAGAGTTTAGAGATATCAAAAGCAGTTTATTTGGATTGGGTTTTGAACACCATAAAAGCCGATGTATACACCGCATTGCAGTACTCATCCTTATCGCTACACTTGCCAGTATTCTGGCCAACATTATAGGTCTAGCAATGTTCACGGCTGGTTTACACCGTCGCTATCAAGCGAACACAGTTAAGGTTAGACGAGTATTATCGTTTCACTATTTAGGATTGAGAGGCTTCGTAGATAAGCATTTAAAATTGCTCAGCGAGCAATTTGAAACTGCGGTATTAAATATCAGAACTATGATAGCAGACAATTTTAATGATTGA
- a CDS encoding VOC family protein, with protein sequence MELGQFSVSLAVKDIAKSKAFYEVLGFEAHKECGGIEDKWLIMQKGTTVIGLFEGMFDSNILTFNPTDVRAIEAQIKQNGFPIINETNGDSGPTHFVLEDPDGNRIMFDQF encoded by the coding sequence ATGGAATTAGGACAATTTTCAGTAAGTTTAGCAGTAAAAGATATCGCCAAATCAAAAGCATTTTATGAAGTACTCGGTTTTGAGGCACACAAAGAATGTGGTGGCATTGAAGACAAGTGGTTGATTATGCAAAAAGGCACCACAGTTATCGGTTTATTTGAAGGCATGTTCGACAGTAATATTTTGACTTTCAATCCAACTGATGTGCGTGCAATTGAGGCGCAAATTAAGCAAAATGGATTTCCCATTATCAACGAAACTAATGGTGACTCGGGGCCTACACATTTTGTACTTGAAGATCCTGATGGCAACCGAATTATGTTTGATCAATTCTAG
- a CDS encoding MerC domain-containing protein — MSAAQPKSAMDRVGIWASSLCALHCLLLPILIPVLPFVSASFFAQDWFEKTILSLSMIVGFWALLSGFYRYHRQLYPIYSLLLGGLIYWNKDMFGEAYEPYTIGFGALLIVAAHVLNIRLCRSCHSCHSC; from the coding sequence ATGTCTGCGGCACAACCAAAATCAGCAATGGATCGAGTGGGTATATGGGCATCCAGCCTCTGTGCTTTGCATTGTTTATTATTGCCTATACTGATCCCTGTGTTGCCCTTTGTCAGTGCTAGCTTTTTTGCCCAAGATTGGTTTGAAAAAACTATCTTATCCTTGTCTATGATCGTGGGATTTTGGGCGCTGCTGTCAGGCTTCTATCGCTATCATCGTCAACTGTATCCCATTTATAGTCTGTTGTTAGGCGGCTTAATATATTGGAATAAAGATATGTTTGGAGAAGCTTATGAACCTTACACAATTGGTTTTGGCGCATTACTAATAGTTGCAGCTCATGTACTCAACATTCGCTTGTGTCGCAGTTGCCACAGTTGTCATAGCTGCTAA
- a CDS encoding GNAT family N-acetyltransferase, whose protein sequence is MNHIRSAYPSEAQCLTELAFRSKALWGYTSDFMDTCRDELSHTPAQIEDKESVYNVVEIGGKLAGFYKLEQFQQPKILLEALFVEPCYIGQGIGRALFEHAKHSASRLGGLALEVQSDPNAQEFYQHVGMTVIGQQQSASIAGRFLPTLAMPLTNQL, encoded by the coding sequence ATGAATCATATCCGTAGCGCTTATCCTAGTGAAGCGCAGTGTTTAACCGAGTTAGCATTTCGCTCTAAAGCGCTTTGGGGCTATACGTCAGATTTTATGGATACTTGTAGGGATGAGCTATCACACACTCCAGCACAAATAGAGGATAAAGAGTCTGTCTATAACGTTGTAGAGATAGGTGGAAAACTTGCAGGCTTTTATAAACTAGAACAGTTTCAACAGCCAAAAATATTGTTAGAAGCGCTATTCGTAGAGCCCTGTTATATTGGTCAGGGAATTGGCCGAGCGTTATTTGAACACGCAAAACACTCGGCTTCCCGTCTGGGAGGATTAGCTCTGGAGGTGCAAAGTGACCCAAATGCGCAAGAGTTTTATCAACATGTGGGTATGACCGTCATCGGTCAACAACAATCTGCAAGCATAGCCGGGAGGTTCTTGCCAACCCTAGCAATGCCGCTGACTAATCAACTATAG
- a CDS encoding DNA repair ATPase gives MADGSNQVDKAVAEGGAYEVIQGRLLSQAKDLKTHVDKLNSNRVEEFGQTQMNVLDRVRVRTENNCIARDIVPVGRSLLFGYNVFIGLKKETKVEDVFSLYTLEQSDQAHDCGFELAPQSIQGSFLDDNQFVKEFQELYVYYKEARLSQLKIQNQTLFAVFQIGRKLEDVRVFQWRLEKNGQAKYIDNRGERAVKHAPSHDFQWLATSREQHVSGSHPHINILDEVFVETISGNLTVKIENNTEDGLGVFSEPVEDSTQSLADADVQYAKVGSLILLKIQPYREKQYRYLVFNTRSKTVERIDTIGLACVSLPEDHGIIFPGGYYLQNGESKSFPDQIDGLTYKRTIRSPNGEDVMFVFYEPESGLSGLYSYNLINKSLQNPIYAHGYSLFEDGTAVIFNAEDEATRIHPMQIWQTPFFSEEHAAKQPSSDNFYSRIGNKELVRGISELTAIYRAASNSNPNRNLYEDLIKSCHRLFDSYFWMSEADLQQLADSVKQITSTAELVIDEFEKVEQIRQQAQKALSQAQIKQQEVLSSVKISDWQSPEQYVACLTALRQQRGHLISLKDQRYINLDAIELMDKQVGEQFDTVSTATVTFLSSDKALQPYHDKISALEQQIADVTLVVEITPLIETLERLSLGLDLLTEILNGLKVDDATIRTQILDDISEIYAKLNQVKAQGRQRYKQLGSGEAVAEFAAQFRLFTQSINSALAMADTPDKADEQLSRLMIQLQELESKFSEYDEFLDDIMAKREELHSAFESRKQSLLEDQQRRAQNMFSAAQRIIKGIARRANSFNQTDELNTYFASDPMVQKVAELAGQLRKINDPLRADDLEAQLKSAKEQGIRSLRDKQDIFEDGGAVIKLGKHKFSVNRQALDLTLLPKEDGLYRHLVGTDFFEHVEDEQLNQLKSYWQQNLVSENSLVCRTEFLTSIIINDAQQQHNGLSLRSLYNAADDPKALTDIVRQYMTQGYQEGYEKGVHDHDAVKLLQALLPIHQQAGLLRFAPKHRALAMLFWAFDQQATDTHQQKIWKSHAFSAQLLSNAMGSRQGFEQLLENLHLRLSQFVKLAGLDFSANDIQQSADYLSLELAQVKFAFVCSSAANDLCQSLQRQLDELGHDRDFQTTMGQFAALLDQSKSQQDLSLSGIKEQWQLATAWLQAITHQQLPDSQSTAQAHYIAEAAALTICADIIPLLQSTVVLEAKVEGLLSEHKRIHNGELQVSLDEFNQRLSHYHYHDVANFKRYQTLRQQFMQASKKELQLDAYAAKPLSSFVRNKLIDDVYLPLIGDNLAKQMGTVGDSKRTDLMGLLLLISPPGYGKTTLMEYVADRLGLIFMKINCPSLGHDVSSLDPQNAPNATAKQELEKLNLGLEMGNNVMLYLDDIQHTHPEFLQKFISLCDGTRRIEGVYKGQSKTYDMRGKKFCVVMAGNPYTESGDVFKVPDMLANRADIYNLGDVLGGKEYQFALSYIENSLTSNAVLAPLALRDMQDTYKLIQMAQGEDVAATDLSHQYSGAEINEITSVLKHLFAIQQVILDVNLQYIESAATAEDYRVEPPFKLQGSYRNMNKMAEKVSAVMNHAELMQLIGDHYTGEAQTLTSGAEENLLKLAQLRGTMSADQQARWEQICSTFSGKKSLNIEGDPTHQAVKQLAHMANSLEAIKLDVQQSDTSDLIRPINRVAAAMHLLSKTWAGGDNKDNSDSE, from the coding sequence ATGGCTGATGGAAGCAATCAAGTCGACAAAGCAGTGGCCGAAGGCGGCGCCTATGAAGTAATTCAAGGGCGGCTGCTGTCACAAGCTAAAGACCTGAAGACCCATGTAGACAAGTTAAACTCCAACCGAGTAGAAGAGTTCGGTCAAACACAAATGAATGTGCTTGACCGCGTTAGAGTGCGCACCGAAAACAATTGTATCGCCCGCGACATCGTACCCGTAGGTCGCTCATTGTTATTTGGTTATAACGTCTTTATTGGTTTGAAAAAGGAAACCAAGGTTGAGGATGTATTTAGTCTTTATACACTCGAGCAATCTGATCAGGCCCACGACTGTGGGTTTGAACTAGCGCCCCAATCGATCCAGGGTAGCTTTCTGGACGATAATCAATTCGTAAAGGAGTTTCAAGAGCTCTACGTTTATTACAAGGAAGCTAGACTTAGCCAACTAAAGATTCAGAATCAAACCCTATTCGCGGTGTTTCAAATAGGCCGCAAGCTGGAAGATGTACGGGTATTTCAATGGCGTCTGGAAAAAAACGGACAAGCAAAATATATCGACAACCGTGGTGAACGGGCGGTAAAACATGCTCCTTCCCACGACTTTCAGTGGTTGGCAACATCGCGAGAACAACACGTATCTGGCAGTCATCCACATATTAATATATTGGATGAGGTTTTTGTCGAAACTATCAGTGGCAACCTGACGGTTAAAATTGAAAACAATACGGAAGATGGATTAGGGGTTTTTAGCGAGCCCGTTGAAGATTCCACCCAAAGCTTAGCCGATGCAGATGTGCAATATGCCAAAGTTGGCAGCTTAATCTTATTGAAAATTCAGCCCTACCGAGAAAAGCAGTATCGTTACTTGGTGTTTAATACGCGTAGCAAGACTGTCGAACGTATCGACACCATAGGTTTGGCCTGCGTTTCATTGCCAGAAGACCATGGGATTATTTTCCCAGGCGGCTATTACCTGCAAAATGGCGAGAGTAAATCCTTCCCGGATCAAATCGATGGATTAACCTATAAACGCACCATCCGCTCCCCCAATGGCGAAGATGTAATGTTTGTATTTTATGAACCCGAATCCGGACTATCGGGGTTGTACTCCTATAATTTGATCAACAAATCTTTGCAAAATCCAATTTATGCCCATGGTTATAGTCTGTTTGAAGATGGCACCGCGGTTATATTTAATGCCGAAGATGAAGCCACTCGAATACATCCGATGCAAATTTGGCAAACTCCTTTTTTCAGCGAAGAGCATGCAGCCAAACAACCCTCTTCGGATAATTTTTATAGTCGTATAGGCAATAAAGAGTTAGTCAGGGGTATATCTGAGCTCACCGCAATATATCGCGCGGCCAGCAATAGCAACCCCAACCGAAATCTGTATGAAGATTTAATTAAAAGCTGTCACAGGCTATTTGATAGTTACTTTTGGATGAGTGAAGCCGATTTACAGCAGCTTGCTGACAGCGTCAAACAAATCACTAGCACCGCTGAGCTGGTAATTGATGAATTTGAGAAAGTGGAGCAAATTCGTCAACAGGCGCAGAAAGCCTTATCGCAAGCTCAAATCAAGCAACAAGAAGTATTAAGTAGTGTGAAAATAAGTGATTGGCAGTCGCCCGAACAATACGTTGCCTGCTTAACGGCACTGCGCCAACAACGAGGCCATTTAATCAGCCTCAAAGACCAACGCTATATTAACCTTGACGCCATTGAGCTAATGGACAAACAAGTAGGCGAGCAATTCGATACAGTCAGTACGGCTACGGTAACCTTCCTATCTAGTGACAAAGCGTTACAACCCTATCATGATAAGATTTCGGCTTTAGAGCAGCAGATTGCCGATGTGACTCTGGTAGTGGAAATCACGCCTTTGATAGAAACACTGGAACGCCTCTCTTTGGGACTGGATTTGTTGACCGAGATATTGAATGGTTTGAAGGTTGATGATGCCACCATACGTACCCAAATACTCGACGATATCTCTGAAATTTATGCCAAGCTGAATCAAGTTAAAGCCCAAGGCCGACAAAGATATAAGCAGCTAGGTTCCGGTGAAGCGGTGGCGGAGTTTGCCGCTCAGTTTCGATTATTTACCCAAAGTATCAACAGTGCGCTGGCTATGGCTGATACGCCAGACAAAGCTGATGAACAACTGTCCCGATTGATGATCCAATTACAGGAGCTTGAGTCTAAGTTCAGCGAGTATGACGAGTTCCTTGACGATATTATGGCCAAGCGAGAGGAATTGCACAGTGCGTTTGAAAGTCGTAAGCAAAGCTTATTAGAAGATCAGCAGCGACGGGCGCAGAATATGTTCAGCGCCGCACAGCGCATCATTAAAGGTATCGCTCGAAGGGCAAACTCCTTTAACCAAACAGACGAGCTGAACACCTATTTTGCATCCGACCCTATGGTCCAAAAAGTGGCCGAGCTTGCAGGGCAACTACGTAAAATTAATGATCCTTTGCGTGCCGACGATTTAGAGGCACAATTAAAGTCTGCCAAAGAGCAAGGTATTCGCAGCTTACGGGACAAGCAGGATATCTTTGAAGATGGCGGCGCTGTCATCAAGTTGGGAAAACATAAATTTAGTGTCAATCGACAAGCACTAGATTTAACCTTGCTTCCCAAAGAGGATGGCTTGTATCGCCACCTCGTGGGCACCGACTTTTTCGAACACGTAGAAGATGAGCAACTCAATCAATTAAAGTCCTACTGGCAGCAGAATTTAGTCTCAGAAAATAGTCTGGTTTGCCGTACCGAGTTTTTAACCTCAATTATCATCAACGATGCGCAACAACAACATAATGGGCTGTCATTGAGGTCTTTATACAACGCAGCAGATGATCCGAAAGCGCTAACAGATATCGTTCGTCAATATATGACCCAAGGTTACCAAGAGGGTTACGAAAAAGGTGTGCATGATCACGACGCAGTTAAACTGCTGCAAGCACTGTTACCCATTCATCAACAAGCTGGACTGTTAAGATTTGCGCCCAAGCATCGTGCCTTAGCCATGTTGTTTTGGGCGTTTGATCAACAAGCTACAGACACACACCAGCAAAAAATTTGGAAGAGCCACGCATTTAGTGCACAACTGTTATCCAACGCCATGGGAAGTCGTCAGGGATTTGAGCAATTACTGGAAAATCTACATCTGCGTTTAAGCCAGTTTGTGAAACTGGCCGGTCTAGATTTTAGTGCGAATGATATACAACAAAGTGCCGACTACCTTTCCCTTGAATTGGCCCAAGTTAAATTTGCTTTTGTTTGTAGCAGTGCCGCCAATGATTTGTGCCAGTCGTTGCAACGTCAATTGGATGAATTGGGTCACGACAGAGATTTCCAAACCACCATGGGCCAGTTTGCCGCCCTGCTTGATCAGTCAAAGTCCCAACAGGATTTATCCTTATCGGGGATTAAAGAACAATGGCAATTGGCCACGGCGTGGCTACAAGCAATAACTCATCAACAGCTCCCTGATTCTCAATCAACTGCACAAGCCCATTATATTGCAGAAGCGGCCGCACTGACTATTTGTGCTGATATCATTCCGCTGCTACAAAGCACCGTGGTCCTAGAAGCCAAAGTTGAAGGTTTACTCAGTGAGCACAAACGTATTCATAATGGTGAATTACAGGTATCGCTGGACGAGTTCAACCAACGCTTAAGTCACTATCACTACCATGATGTCGCTAATTTCAAACGCTACCAGACACTGCGTCAACAGTTTATGCAAGCCAGCAAAAAAGAGCTGCAACTTGATGCCTATGCGGCCAAACCGCTGAGCTCTTTCGTGCGAAATAAACTTATTGATGATGTGTATTTACCGCTTATCGGTGACAATCTGGCCAAACAAATGGGCACGGTTGGCGATTCAAAACGCACCGATTTAATGGGTTTGCTTTTACTGATCTCACCGCCGGGCTACGGTAAAACCACCTTAATGGAATATGTGGCTGATCGACTAGGCTTAATTTTCATGAAGATAAATTGCCCTTCACTAGGTCATGATGTGAGCTCACTGGATCCGCAAAATGCGCCCAACGCCACAGCCAAACAAGAATTAGAAAAGCTCAATCTAGGCTTGGAGATGGGCAATAACGTCATGCTGTATCTTGACGATATCCAACATACCCACCCAGAGTTTCTGCAAAAATTCATCTCATTATGTGATGGCACCCGTCGCATAGAGGGCGTTTACAAGGGTCAGAGTAAAACCTATGACATGCGCGGTAAAAAGTTTTGCGTAGTTATGGCGGGGAACCCTTACACCGAATCAGGCGATGTCTTTAAAGTACCTGATATGCTCGCCAACCGAGCAGATATCTATAATTTAGGTGATGTGCTTGGCGGCAAAGAATATCAGTTTGCACTGAGTTATATCGAGAATAGCTTAACCTCTAACGCCGTGCTTGCTCCCCTTGCCTTACGAGATATGCAAGACACCTACAAGTTGATCCAAATGGCGCAGGGCGAGGACGTGGCCGCAACCGACTTGTCTCACCAATATAGTGGCGCTGAAATTAATGAAATTACTAGCGTACTTAAACATCTGTTTGCCATTCAGCAGGTAATTCTTGATGTAAACCTTCAATACATTGAATCAGCCGCGACTGCTGAAGACTATCGCGTTGAGCCCCCGTTCAAATTGCAGGGAAGTTACCGCAATATGAACAAGATGGCAGAAAAGGTCTCTGCGGTGATGAATCATGCTGAATTGATGCAATTGATTGGTGACCATTATACAGGCGAGGCACAAACCCTTACTTCTGGCGCTGAAGAAAATTTACTTAAACTGGCTCAGCTCCGAGGCACGATGAGTGCTGATCAGCAAGCAAGATGGGAGCAAATTTGCAGTACCTTTAGTGGCAAAAAATCGCTAAATATTGAAGGCGATCCTACTCATCAGGCAGTCAAGCAACTCGCACATATGGCCAATTCATTAGAGGCGATTAAACTGGATGTTCAACAGTCTGACACCAGTGATTTGATCAGACCGATAAATAGAGTTGCTGCAGCCATGCATCTCTTGAGTAAAACCTGGGCTGGCGGAGATAACAAGGATAACTCAGATAGCGAATGA